CTGAGATATGGATAGGGCTGCATCAAGCAAAGATTGTACTTTGactaaaggattttttttttttcttaaaaaggaAAAAGCTATTATTTTCCCCAGGCTGGAGTCAAAAGCACCTAAACTGTTTTCTATGTTACAATAGCCATAAAAGGGTTAATTAACCCTGTTCGTATGTAAGAATAGCCATCAAAAGGTTAACTAACCCTGTTCTTAAGTTTATAGTAACCCTAGCACATTACCCCAGATTTGTTAATCACACAATATCAGGAAAGCACGGATAAAAAGGAAGAACATGACAAATCTAAATTACAGTGATATAAACAAAACCCAAGTCAAATTCCTCAATCCTCCGTTTGATTGATGAGAAAATGGAGGGTAACAAAAAAGAATACAAATTCTGAAAGGTATGCTTCATTTTTTGTCTGGATGAACTGAGAGGAAGTTTCGAAATGATGAAAATTTGTATATTCAAAGATTTGATCAGTTTACTTTGGCCAACAATTGATCAGCCGCCAAAAAAAAGCATAAAAGAAATCATTTCAAAAACCCTTACCTTCCAAGCAAGAGAAAACCCAAGACGGCTTGCAAGAATACTGGCTCCAACCCAGCAGAGGAAACAGAGCAAAGCAGCGAGAGACCCAGCTTTCTTATCCAAACAAATGTAAAACAAACCATAGATCAAAGCAACGAAGAACCCAAAATTCAACGCCAAACGGAAAGTGCACCCACATGGGCATGTCATAGTTTGCGAGAGATTGAGTAGACAAGGCGTGAAATAGGGAAGAATAAGAGCAGTGAAGAAGATTGGCCATATAAACAGCATGTGTATGAGAACGTTAACTGGGTTGCGGTGATATGCACCGTAAAAGGCAAAGTGCTTCTCAAGATCGAACAATCCGATTTTTCCCATGGTAATTCGCCAGAAAACTGAATGGACTTGCAAGAGAAACTATAGAATTTCTGGGGAAAGGTATAAATGGTGAAAAATCAAAATGGAAGGGACTCGGAGAAGGGGAGAGGGATTGAAGATGGGCTGACAGAGGAGGTTCGTTCTATTTTAAGCGCATCCTCACGCCGGCACCAGTGGGCGGAGACCTCGGTTTGCAGCCATGCGCACACGGTACTTGGTTGTTGGTCCAAGATGTAAATAAATTTTTCACTAATCAACTAAGTTTTACACTGGttaaaaacaaattttaatttattaaaatattttttaactctatttgaaattttcttttctttacaTTGTTGTTGCTCTAGGGTTTTCATTCTCTATCACGAGCATTATCAAATAAGATTCTCTCTGTCGAGCATTATCAAATAAGATAAAAATTGTTGTATagaattattatatcaatgaactTAATTGTTTAACTACTTTCATGATATTTAAACAATTGTACTAGTTGATTTCATCCATTGTGAGATAAGAAGTTAAATGTAagttttgtttattttaataattagaagtcccaattttgaattttaaattgagaGAAAATTGTATAAATATCTTGAATCTAAACTTGATTGAacttaggttgatgttttataGATTGGTATCACTAAAATctgaaattgatttaaatgtGGATGTCACATATCATAGGTATAGACCAATAACCATCCATTACATAATGACCAATTAAATTTATGACTTATATTAATGAGGAAGCCTGCACGGTGAAGACAACATGGTGTGAAAATAAGTAAGAAAACTAGGAAACTGGGCTTCAGGATGCATCAGATAATTCTTCGTCATTGTTCCAGAAACATTCTTGCCGAATAAAGCAGTGATTTCAATCATTAAAGATGATCCCACcacctttctttgcttttcttcttGTAAAGTGAGAGATAAAACTCTATCAATTGATGACATTGGATCCATGAGTAGAATTTGCCCTCAAATATGCGTAAAAGAATCATTGAGACCCATCAAAAGTTGAACAATATATTCCTTTTGATGTTGCTCAATCACTGTTTTTAAAGCtccacatgagcatataggattaCAAGAACAGCTAAGAATTGGTTTCAAAGTAAAAAAATTCACCTCATATAGCTTTCAACTTCGTGTAATAAGAACTAacaaaagattgatcttgaactAAAGAAGCAAAATCTTTCTCGAGTTGAAATAAACTGAGGTCATTACCTTGTGTTAATCTAATTTTTAGATTCCTCCAAACTTCTTCAGCAATCAAAGTGCTGATAACATTGGCAGTGATTTCTCTTGTGTAAGAATTCAAGATCCATGAAAGGACCATTTTGTTGCAACAAAACCATAGAATGTACAATGGATCATACTGATCTTCAGGCTAAGAGAACATTCCATCCACAAAACTCGTCTTGTTCTTGGCATTGAGAGTTGTCAACATTGATGTGCTCCACGTATAGTAGTTCTCACCATTTAAAGGCTGAGAAACCAAGACTGAACCAGGGCTTTCTCCATGATGAAGAAAATATGGATTAGAATAATCTTCAATCAAAAAATGAGAACCTTGCTCTAATATCATATCAGAATGAAGGAAGAAGTATATTGCAAGAAACAAAGAAGGAAAACTAGAATCTTGGAGAGAAAAAATGAATCTCTGACTTGTATTATttcttacatacatacatatatatatcaacataccttgtatatatacacataaaatgGTAACTGACGAAATTGACTAACTAATAACTAACAAGAAACTAATACTGAAAACAGATAACTAACTTATAACACTACAAAAAacaaggttattagtgatggtttcaaatcatcactaataatttgaaattgtcactaatacttattagtgatggttttaaatcatcactaataatttgaaattgtcactaatacttattagtgattgtttattgattattagtgacggtttcaaattaGTCGATAAATCTGCAGTGACtgatacttattagtgacgaattctaaaaccattactaatgatggagtattagtgacggttttattctATTACTAAAAGCCTAagatcgtcactataaattctacattttctcggctcaaaatcgttactaaagtccaagtattagtaatggtttttaaaccgtcactgaTGCTTACTGGtggaactattagtgacagtttgaaaaccatcactaatagtggccCTATTAGTGACGGCTTGGAAACCGTCAGTACTACTTTGTAGggatactattagtgacggtttgaaaaccgtcactaaaaaaaaattgattttattcattaattcctgtaaaaatttaTAATCACACTTTAGCATACATATTATTAAACtagaattactaaaaaattcataaattattcaaaattaaacaaattgttcaaaattcaaatacaaattaaaatacaaaaattcattttgttcatataacaaaaaatacaaaaaaagtcaaaagctacATCCGACTACAGTGCCTAGCATCATCTTGATATTGTGATAGCCGCAAACactacaaagtaataattatacaaaaaattagtatacgatttttgaacatatatatatatacgtactataaatataaatgatttgatagaaaCATTTCTTCAAATTTTTGTATAATTGTTATGAATCTAATGCATGGATCTTATTTACTCTTATCCTAGATAATGTTGACCCCATGGGttattcccagttttgataatgacaaatacactggTATTTAATGGTTACCAAATTTTTGTGCAAAATCATAGTAACTAGATCATATTTATAGCATGCTGCACACAGTAGCTTGAAGCCTTAAGACCCCAaagattagttgatgttgtaatttatattatcattcaattcgggtctgtaataataaataggaaaaaggtctgtaatatttaatgcatatcatgcatgtaggaactacaagctcaagatcctagaaagaccttagggagcaCCCTTTAGTTGACCGAAGGTCGatcgacgccggatttttggaactatctcaaaacggccttagaaaagaccctaggtcttgCACAATCACTTAAGAAAGTCCCTAACATCACtattcatatcaggggaattaaatttTACTAAAAgggacttaattgaaaattttaagagtGTTCGGGAGACCGAACCCATCGCGTTTAAAATGctccgggcacccgaacctacgaacaagatgctactgactttggtttagCCAACCGGTCCTCAATTTGGGCACCTAGAGCATTAAATAATGGTTTTGTGACTAAAACTGTTTGAGCACCCGAACCTTAggtcgggcactcgaacctctcgagttaaaatatttttaccgATTATTTTAAAGaggtaaatggggttaattttgtaaacttgttttaaacttttctaattattcccatttAGTCCCTAACGGTAAAAAAattctccttgcctataaatacatgttcatttgtaataattagtaaggattagcaaattgattagggccaaaattttctcaaatcaaaaatccctttttagcctatactactcttAGACACTCCAGAAATTAattttccttgatctttcaagtgttgtgagtatatttagagtgcttgtgcttaatcttcattagctcatactctcatttgttgtgcttattgtttttatcattgagagtaaagctttaagttctctcatcaattttatttgataatcttgtgtgggaagacttagtggcttgtggttcttgcattatcattgcaagttaccttagcctatactttttgtgtgcaaaaatcattttcaaagcttgcattcaaacatccattGTGATTAGTACATTGAGAACTTCTTattaaggttgtttgaatcatctagttagcatatttgaaaccttgatccgatactgtgatattcaaatattgtgtttcaaatcttgcgtggatatacacttttgtgcttgattagataaagtcattattctgagtgttgattgcacacatagagcaccgagcttatagttcttatgttattgagctgcattgattataccgtgcttagtggtacatatataatctgcttagtgtgagaagcatattttcgtgtgcAAAAAAACTAtattacacatttgttgtattccaggcataggcctgaagagggagattagccctgtgaaataatcccggactggcttagacccgattagggaAGTTAGGGTgcatcatcctggtaaggcatgttggttgatgtcaaccctgtgaattgacctaattgtaaccggtgctgctccaccaattaagtgagcattagCAGAATCCTTGGTGTGGCCAAGGtaaggatgtaggcagtattggccgaaccccgataacatatcgtgtgtctatttatattttcgcactttatatttaccgcctgtgtatattatattgtgaatgctatgCATGACTTAGTTTCCACATATCAGTATCCGCGCGATTGGTGAATgattaaaaagaccctaggttgtgttatacgactatctcatttaacctaagagataaattttaaaattccaattcaccccccttcttgggaatataccaaagctaacaattggtattagagcctcgtagcattgacttaaacatttttactaaaaaatcgagatgactcacattagtgtatccccatttggtgagggacaatcacctaCTTTCCCTCCTATATTTTGTGATTAAAATTTCACCCACTAAAAAAATAGAATGAGCACATTtgtaaaatcaatgaattggagggcttgacaggtgattgtcaaaggaatttgtataccTGTAAACGAAAATGATACTGCTTTGatacatgcaaattcatatgccatggacatgctatatctTGCATtggattctgatatttttgttgagtttgtggcatgtcaaaCTACAAAagatatctgggatgaactcaaaaggaaatatggagagtcccggGAGAATaaaaccaccactcaggaagtggtgaATAATAGGGTAATTGCTTTATCAGACGTGAAGGTATATGATTCCATCTCtgcctctattgatgattcttgtgttgaatgttatGATGTATcgtatgctgaatcatctgttgataatactattagtgatgcaTGTAATGATTCTGGTGAAAAATAATCCAATatattgtatgttgaatcatctatcaAACCTTGTGATAATACGATAAATGATTCATGCGATGTTTgttgtgaaaaatcttgtgatgaatcatatgatgaagtttatgatgaaagcatgcctttgAACAAaaaactagaatgtactttatttaaaatgcataaacttctagttaaGATGTCTAAGCAGAAGACAATCTTGAAAATTAGAATAAAATGATAGCAAAGCTATTAGACAAATTAAAAGCTTATCATGCTATTCTAgggaagaaaaagattgagaatatattgaatattaattgcttggaagaaaatgaaaagaagaatcaTGATAAGCCCTTAGGAGCTAAaggaaataaatctttcaaaaaggattcatTTTTTAAGTCCCACGATCataaaaatgccttaataagtaAAACCAAAATAAATgagcataatctttcacgcatACACAAAATTTGCTTATTCTATGAAATGTTATGGCACATTCAAtttacttgtccatctagaagtgctagaggcttagatAAGGAGATGGCGTGGGTAGTTATGAAAGCAAACCTCATAGGACCAAAAGTGAAATGGatataaattaacattaaataaatattttttaat
The Malania oleifera isolate guangnan ecotype guangnan chromosome 13, ASM2987363v1, whole genome shotgun sequence DNA segment above includes these coding regions:
- the LOC131146456 gene encoding 2-hydroxy-palmitic acid dioxygenase mpo1 → MGKIGLFDLEKHFAFYGAYHRNPVNVLIHMLFIWPIFFTALILPYFTPCLLNLSQTMTCPCGCTFRLALNFGFFVALIYGLFYICLDKKAGSLAALLCFLCWVGASILASRLGFSLAWKVVLAAQLLCWTGQFIGHYVFEKRAPALLDNLIQAFIMAPFFVLLEALQMFFGYEPYPGFHANVKAKIEAEVKEWQEKKDKKIS